The window ACGTTCGCTCGTGGCCGATGCCTTTGGCCAAGTGATCGACCACGACTCGTCGACGGTCGATCCCGTTGGCTAGATTCCAAAGGTGTTCGCCCCAGTGACCGAGTTGAGATTTCAAGGCGTCGAGATCTTTGACGCTTAGATCCGCGATCGTGCGATATCCCAACCGTTGCAACTTGGTTTGTCCGACTTTGCCAACGCCCCACAATCGCGAGACCGGCAACGGGTCCAAAAATTCGCGAACGCCGTCAGCTTCCACTTCGACGAACCCGTTGGGTTTGCCGATGTCACTCGCGATTTTCGCGACAAACTTCAGCGGTGCGATTCCGACACTGGCGGGTAAGTCCAATTCCCGTCGGATCGTTTCGCGAATGTTGATACCGATTTCACGAGGCGAACCGTGCAAACGAATTGTTCCGGAGACATCCAAGAACGCTTCGTCCAACGAAAGAGGCTGAACGACCGGCGTGAAACGGTGAAATATTTCGCGGACCGCCCGCCCGACCGATGCGTAATGATCCAAACGTCCGCGCACGAAGTCCGCATGCGGGCAAAGCTTGATCGCTCGGCTGCCAGGCATCGCTGAGTGAATCCCGTATTCGCGGGCTTCGTAGGATGCTGCGGTCACAACACCGCGGCCTTGTGATCCTCCGACGACCACGGGTCTGCCGCGAAGTTCCGGTCGGTCGCGTTGCTCGATGGATGCGTAGAAAGCATCCATGTCGACATGCAGGATCATGCCTTGTGATCGTCGACTGCCCGTGCGGTATCCGCGGCATCGGGAATGCCAAGCGGCCCCGATTCCTCGATCGCCGCGAGTTGTTCGTCACGTTTGGCAACGTTGCTGGATTGACGTTTGGTCCAAGCCGGAGCCATTTGCCGAGCAACGGTGACGGACAGGTCGGGCTCGAACGCAAGTTGCTTCAATA of the Rhodopirellula bahusiensis genome contains:
- the dinB gene encoding DNA polymerase IV, with the translated sequence MILHVDMDAFYASIEQRDRPELRGRPVVVGGSQGRGVVTAASYEAREYGIHSAMPGSRAIKLCPHADFVRGRLDHYASVGRAVREIFHRFTPVVQPLSLDEAFLDVSGTIRLHGSPREIGINIRETIRRELDLPASVGIAPLKFVAKIASDIGKPNGFVEVEADGVREFLDPLPVSRLWGVGKVGQTKLQRLGYRTIADLSVKDLDALKSQLGHWGEHLWNLANGIDRRRVVVDHLAKGIGHERTFAEDLSDIESLNAVVSYLSEQTARRLRRARRLASTITLKYRREDFQTFSRARKLSTPTDSTLEILQVSEALLLEMRSREPRSVRLLGISLGGLTDSDAPKQLNLFGEETGENASSKVDTLSDQIASKLGKHSVYRASSHQWIDRKNDKPKG